GACGAAATCCGAACCTTTTTTGAACGGAATTGACCGCCTCGCTATGCTCGGCGGAACGCTCGGGCGCGGCGGAATTCCCCCCACACCCCCCTTCCGCCGCGCCCTCGCTTGAATGCATTTCGGCGAAAAATTGCGACTCCAAAAAAGAACCTTACCTTACCATTGTATCAAGATTGAATGGCAAGATACAAAATGGTATTGTGCTTGCCCCACCCACCCAGTGCGCGCACAAAAAACTCCCTGATTATTTCTTATTTCCAAATCTATGCCGAAATGCTCTTCTAAAACCAGCATCCTCCGCTTCTTTCACAGTAAAAGCATAAAATTCTCCCTCACGATTGCCGACAATAGTACGATCGTATTGTTGGTCCATTGGTAAATGGTAAATCTTTGTCCGCTTTCCAAATTCGTCCAAATTTAGATTGCATTTTATTCTGGGGAACTCGCCAAGCGGATGGTTTTCTACTACTTCAATATTCAACGCGGCTGCCATTTCTTTTGCTTTGTCAGACAAGGTTGTTGAAGTGAAGAAAATAGGACGTAGCCTGTGTTCATTAAGTAGTTTTGAGAACTCACTGAAAGTGTGCTTCTTGCCGCCGAAATGTTGTATCCAGTATTCCATTGTTGTACCGAATAGCTGAAAAATATGCTTTTCATGAATATCTTTATACTGTGCCCAATGCTTACATTGTATGATGCAAGTTTCATTTTCTTTTTTTGCAATGACATCTCGTCCCAAATCTTCAAAGCCATCTATAATCCCTTTGTATTCAACTGAATACCCATCGTGCTCATATAGGTGACCAACATACATTTCGTAATCTCGGCCAATAGCCCATTTCGATTTATTGCGGCTTTTTAGATAACGATCTAACGCGAGCTGATTTCTTTCTACCGATGGGAGTGCTCGATATTCTTCTTGTGTAAGGAGTTTCTTAACAGAATCCTCTTCCTCGCCCTCTTCTTCGGGTACTCCAACCTCAACGGGGATATATTCGTTCTCGTCTATCGCAATTAAATCCTCAAGCCATGGAAATAATTTGGTGAAATATGAAATTTTATATGTGAGGATTTTATTCTCCTTTACGAGTTCTCGTTTTTCTTTTTTTGTTTGCCGTACTGCTTCTGCGGCAGTATACGCAGGATGACTTTTATATGTGAGATATTTTTCAAGTTTCCCGTCTCTTAATGCAAAGTAATCTGCAAATGCTTCAGCAAGCCACGGGAATCCCATCGAACGCTGACGCGTAATCTTCTCAATGTGTTGGTATGTATCTTCTTTCTCTTTGGCAAATTTCTCTTTTTCGCTATTAAGTGCGTCGAGTTCTGGCTTTAATTTCCGATACGATTTCGCATCTGCAAAAGCGTCTCGTATCCACGAGACAATTCCGAAGAGTAAAAACAAACCTATGATTACAAGGATCCATTCCATAATTTTTATACTTTCATATCAAACTTTTCAGAAAATGTATCATCTGATATGTCAGCAAGAAGCATTCTCTGTTCTTTTTCTAATAACTTCATCATAGCTTCCGGCGTCATTCTAAGTGAAACCGTCCCGTAGAGACTTGATGGAGCAACCCGAGAGTATTTTTTCGCCGCAATTTGCGCGAAATTTTTATACAGTTCGCTTTTTTCTGAATTTGATGTTTTTTCGAATAAATAACTAAGGGCAACGGCTCGCTTCCACGCATGGCGATACAATGCCGCCTCAGGATGCTTTGACGCTTTCGGAGTTAGAGGTTTTGTTTCCAGTAAAAACTTATCAAAAAGGGCTTCTATGCGCTTTCGTTCTTCTGCGCGCTCAGCCCGTTTTCTTTTCCAGTTTTCAATAAAAGATTTGATGCTCATAATCTATACAAAATAGTTCATAGATTTTCCGTAAAGTTTGGCAAACTCTGCCAACTCTACAGCATCTACGCCACGCTCGCCTCTCTCAATTTTGGAAATATACGCCTGTGGTTTTTTCAATCGCTTTCCCGCTTCAACCTGTGTCAATCCGGC
The sequence above is a segment of the Bacteroidota bacterium genome. Coding sequences within it:
- a CDS encoding helix-turn-helix transcriptional regulator, with product MSKKYQPKYQNLVKKLRQARLEAGLTQVEAGKRLKKPQAYISKIERGERGVDAVELAEFAKLYGKSMNYFV
- a CDS encoding restriction endonuclease, producing the protein MEWILVIIGLFLLFGIVSWIRDAFADAKSYRKLKPELDALNSEKEKFAKEKEDTYQHIEKITRQRSMGFPWLAEAFADYFALRDGKLEKYLTYKSHPAYTAAEAVRQTKKEKRELVKENKILTYKISYFTKLFPWLEDLIAIDENEYIPVEVGVPEEEGEEEDSVKKLLTQEEYRALPSVERNQLALDRYLKSRNKSKWAIGRDYEMYVGHLYEHDGYSVEYKGIIDGFEDLGRDVIAKKENETCIIQCKHWAQYKDIHEKHIFQLFGTTMEYWIQHFGGKKHTFSEFSKLLNEHRLRPIFFTSTTLSDKAKEMAAALNIEVVENHPLGEFPRIKCNLNLDEFGKRTKIYHLPMDQQYDRTIVGNREGEFYAFTVKEAEDAGFRRAFRHRFGNKK